From Amycolatopsis sp. YIM 10, the proteins below share one genomic window:
- a CDS encoding TMEM165/GDT1 family protein, giving the protein MLALISTFGLVLAVELPDKTLVATLVLTTRFRAWPVFAGVCAAFAVQSTIAVLFGSVLTLLPETLVAGIVAVMFGAGAYFLLREGFAPAADGEEDASRSGPGPVTFLRSSMTSFGVLFAAEWGDASQLATAGLAARLEQPVAVGVGAFCALVVVAGIAVFIGQKVRNRIRPKLIQRVAGFVFAAFSVAALWQAFA; this is encoded by the coding sequence ATGTTGGCTCTGATCAGCACTTTTGGCCTGGTCCTTGCCGTGGAACTGCCGGACAAGACGCTGGTCGCCACGCTGGTGCTGACCACCCGTTTCCGGGCCTGGCCGGTTTTTGCCGGGGTGTGCGCCGCATTTGCCGTGCAGAGCACGATCGCGGTGTTGTTCGGCAGCGTGCTGACGCTGCTGCCGGAAACGCTGGTCGCCGGAATCGTCGCGGTGATGTTCGGCGCCGGTGCCTACTTCCTGCTCCGCGAGGGCTTCGCCCCGGCGGCGGACGGCGAGGAGGACGCCTCGCGCAGCGGCCCCGGCCCGGTCACCTTCCTGCGGTCCTCGATGACCTCGTTCGGCGTGCTGTTCGCCGCCGAATGGGGTGACGCCTCCCAGCTGGCCACGGCCGGGCTGGCCGCCAGGCTCGAGCAGCCGGTGGCGGTCGGCGTCGGCGCCTTCTGCGCGCTGGTCGTGGTCGCCGGGATCGCGGTGTTCATCGGGCAGAAGGTCCGCAACCGGATCCGCCCGAAGCTGATCCAGCGGGTCGCCGGCTTCGTTTTCGCCGCGTTCAGCGTCGCGGCGCTCTGGCAGGCCTTCGCCTGA
- a CDS encoding DUF998 domain-containing protein: MGVAVLIAIHLHIQLSGQVSPLWRTLSEYVNAGAAPSFGVMCLALAAGSLALLIGIARARRGGAVPVLLGLWCAGLVVCGLFPVDPDGAARTFSGQVHNGGAVLAFIALPVAGWLLTRRSDAQCPWEPRRTTIRRLSVASAATLVVVLASFAWIMSTGPADPVVTLGLFERVLFAVDLALLLTMTRPLLSSARR; the protein is encoded by the coding sequence ATGGGTGTCGCCGTGCTCATCGCGATCCACCTGCACATCCAGCTGTCCGGCCAGGTCAGCCCGCTGTGGCGGACGCTGTCGGAGTACGTCAACGCCGGTGCCGCACCGAGCTTCGGCGTGATGTGCCTGGCGCTGGCGGCCGGTTCGCTGGCCCTGCTGATCGGCATCGCCAGGGCACGACGCGGTGGCGCGGTGCCGGTGCTGCTCGGGCTCTGGTGCGCCGGGCTGGTGGTGTGCGGGCTGTTCCCGGTGGATCCGGACGGCGCCGCGCGCACGTTCAGCGGTCAGGTGCACAACGGCGGCGCGGTGCTCGCGTTCATCGCCCTGCCGGTCGCGGGCTGGCTGCTCACACGGCGCTCGGACGCGCAGTGCCCCTGGGAACCGCGGCGGACCACGATCCGGCGGCTCTCGGTGGCCAGCGCGGCGACGCTCGTGGTGGTGCTGGCCAGCTTCGCCTGGATCATGAGCACCGGACCGGCCGATCCGGTCGTCACGCTCGGGCTGTTCGAGCGCGTGCTGTTCGCCGTCGACCTGGCGCTGCTGCTGACGATGACCCGCCCGCTGCTCAGCTCAGCACGCCGGTGA
- a CDS encoding substrate-binding and VWA domain-containing protein: protein MTLSGQETRRRRRTWSFLGAIVLAAGLIVTLRLVTSDDGDQAEEVKCGGESVQLRVASSPEKAGIVKQLAGEYSGRTVAGTCVDVLVQSKSSGAAMQALSNGWNEATDGPRPDVWTPAASGWATLLRQRLTDQDKPDVLLEQQPPSLANAPLVIAMPRPMAEALGWPGQGIGWRDLAALATDPAGWAKHGHPEWGAFRLGKTNPNLSTSGLNATIGTYFAATGTSSDLTAPDLDKPEVKSFVGGVEQSIVHYGDTTLTFLTNLLQADDRGAALSYISAVAVEENSLIGYNQGNPTNDPAKLGEHPRPKVPVVAVYPADGTLNSDHPYAVLDWADDLRRQVAADFLAFLRSDDAQKRFLDQGFRSFDNKPGPQATVDNGVTPEAALNLIRPPSPPVLDLVLKSWSELRKKANVLLVVDVSGSMGDAAEGTGKSKMDLAKQAAVSALSEFGDRDQVGLWMFSTKLDGDLDHRELVPIGPVGQDGRRDALRSRLEGLSPQGGTGLYDTALAAHEYLKANLAPDAINAVVVLTDGRNEDRGSLDLDGLLGRLQVESGSETVRMFTIAYGSDADQDVLKRMAEATQAAEYDSSKPDTINQVFTAVISNF, encoded by the coding sequence ATGACCTTGTCCGGCCAGGAAACTCGAAGACGCAGGCGCACTTGGTCCTTTCTCGGCGCGATCGTGCTCGCCGCCGGGTTGATCGTCACCCTCCGCCTGGTCACCTCCGACGACGGTGACCAGGCGGAGGAGGTCAAGTGCGGTGGCGAATCCGTGCAGCTGCGCGTGGCCTCATCACCGGAGAAGGCCGGCATCGTCAAACAGCTCGCCGGCGAGTACAGCGGGCGGACGGTAGCCGGGACCTGCGTGGACGTGCTCGTCCAGTCGAAGAGTTCGGGCGCGGCCATGCAGGCGCTGTCCAACGGGTGGAACGAAGCCACCGACGGCCCGCGCCCGGACGTCTGGACGCCCGCCGCGTCCGGCTGGGCAACGCTGCTGCGGCAACGGCTCACCGACCAGGACAAGCCCGACGTGCTGCTCGAACAGCAGCCGCCGTCGCTGGCCAACGCGCCGCTGGTGATCGCCATGCCGAGGCCGATGGCCGAGGCGCTGGGCTGGCCCGGTCAGGGCATCGGCTGGCGCGACCTCGCCGCGCTCGCCACCGATCCGGCGGGCTGGGCGAAGCACGGGCATCCCGAATGGGGCGCGTTCCGGCTCGGCAAGACAAATCCGAACCTGTCCACCTCGGGGCTCAACGCCACCATCGGCACCTACTTCGCGGCCACCGGCACCTCGTCGGACCTGACCGCGCCGGATCTGGACAAGCCGGAGGTGAAGTCGTTCGTCGGCGGCGTGGAGCAGTCGATCGTGCACTACGGCGACACCACGCTCACCTTCCTGACCAACCTGCTGCAGGCCGACGACCGGGGCGCGGCGCTGTCCTACATCTCCGCGGTGGCCGTCGAGGAGAACTCGCTGATCGGCTACAACCAGGGCAATCCGACCAACGACCCGGCGAAGCTCGGCGAGCACCCGCGGCCGAAGGTGCCGGTGGTCGCGGTGTACCCGGCCGACGGCACGCTCAACTCCGACCACCCGTACGCGGTGCTCGACTGGGCCGACGACCTCCGGCGCCAGGTGGCCGCCGACTTCCTCGCCTTCCTGCGCTCGGACGACGCCCAGAAACGCTTCCTGGACCAGGGTTTCCGCAGTTTCGACAACAAGCCGGGCCCACAGGCCACTGTGGACAACGGGGTGACGCCGGAGGCGGCGCTGAACCTCATCCGGCCGCCCAGCCCGCCGGTGCTCGACCTGGTCCTCAAGTCGTGGTCGGAACTGCGCAAGAAGGCGAACGTGCTGCTGGTGGTGGACGTCTCCGGCTCGATGGGCGATGCCGCCGAGGGCACCGGGAAGTCCAAAATGGACCTGGCGAAGCAGGCGGCGGTGAGCGCGCTGAGCGAGTTCGGCGACCGGGACCAGGTGGGGCTGTGGATGTTCTCCACCAAGCTCGACGGCGATCTCGACCACCGCGAGCTGGTGCCGATCGGGCCGGTGGGCCAGGACGGGCGGCGGGACGCGCTGCGGTCGCGGCTGGAAGGCCTTTCCCCGCAAGGCGGAACGGGCCTGTACGACACCGCGCTCGCCGCGCACGAGTACCTCAAGGCGAACCTGGCCCCGGACGCGATCAACGCCGTGGTGGTGCTCACCGACGGGCGCAACGAGGACCGCGGCAGCCTCGATCTCGACGGCCTGCTCGGCAGGCTCCAGGTGGAAAGCGGCAGCGAGACCGTGCGCATGTTCACCATCGCCTATGGGAGCGACGCCGATCAGGACGTGCTCAAGCGGATGGCCGAAGCGACCCAGGCCGCGGAGTACGACTCGTCCAAGCCGGACACCATCAACCAGGTGTTCACCGCGGTGATCTCGAACTTCTGA
- the cutA gene encoding divalent-cation tolerance protein CutA gives MTAENVVVTTTTDSEDAARSLAAGAIEARLGACAQVLGPVTSVYRWEGAVQTEPEWRVEIKTTARRSEELTAHLLEHHTYDTPEVITTPITGGSPAYLSWLAEETR, from the coding sequence ATGACTGCCGAGAACGTCGTCGTGACCACCACAACCGACAGTGAGGACGCGGCCAGGTCGCTGGCCGCCGGCGCGATCGAAGCCCGGCTCGGTGCCTGCGCGCAGGTGCTCGGCCCGGTGACCAGCGTCTACCGCTGGGAGGGCGCGGTGCAGACCGAGCCGGAGTGGCGGGTGGAGATCAAGACCACCGCGCGCCGCAGCGAGGAACTGACCGCGCACCTGCTCGAACACCACACCTACGACACCCCGGAGGTGATCACCACCCCGATCACCGGCGGCAGCCCCGCCTACCTGAGCTGGCTGGCGGAAGAGACCCGCTAG
- a CDS encoding homogentisate 1,2-dioxygenase, giving the protein MPYYRRVGEIPHKRHTQFRSPQGGLYAEELMGVEGFSADSALLYHRNLPTAIVDAVAVPDERGQLNPNHPLKPRSFRTQDLKFPGDADAVTDRRRLFGNADVTIGFAVATVPSPLYRNAAGDELFYVQGGSGTLETIYGALEIGDGDYVVIPTSCTYRVVPREPLRLLTIEARGHIGPPKRYLSSKGQFLEHSPYCERDIRGPSAPMLAEGEDVEVLVRHRAGLTRYTYANHPFDVVGWDGCLYPWVFNIDDFEPITGRVHQPPPVHQTFEGPNFVVCSFCPRKVDYHPESIPVPYNHANVDSDELMFYVRGNYEARKGSGIGIGSLSLHPSGFTHGPQPGAAEASIGADFFDETAVMVDTFAPLDLGEAAGASEDPGYAWTWSGRGPNR; this is encoded by the coding sequence GTGCCTTACTACCGCCGAGTCGGGGAGATCCCGCACAAGCGGCACACCCAGTTCCGCTCGCCACAGGGCGGCCTCTACGCCGAGGAGCTGATGGGCGTGGAGGGGTTCTCCGCCGACTCCGCCCTGCTCTACCACCGCAATCTGCCGACGGCGATCGTGGACGCGGTCGCCGTGCCGGACGAGCGCGGGCAGCTGAACCCGAACCACCCGCTCAAGCCGCGGAGCTTCCGCACCCAGGACCTCAAGTTCCCCGGCGACGCCGACGCGGTGACCGACCGGCGGCGGCTGTTCGGCAACGCCGACGTGACCATCGGCTTCGCCGTGGCGACCGTGCCGAGCCCGCTGTACCGCAACGCGGCCGGCGACGAGCTGTTCTACGTCCAGGGCGGCAGCGGCACGCTGGAGACCATCTACGGCGCGCTGGAGATCGGCGACGGCGACTACGTGGTCATCCCGACCTCGTGCACCTACCGCGTGGTGCCGCGCGAGCCGCTGCGGCTGCTCACCATCGAGGCGCGCGGGCACATCGGCCCGCCGAAGCGGTACCTGTCGAGCAAGGGCCAGTTCCTGGAGCACTCGCCGTACTGCGAGCGCGACATCCGGGGCCCGTCGGCGCCGATGCTGGCCGAGGGCGAGGACGTCGAGGTGCTGGTGCGCCACCGCGCCGGGCTGACCCGCTACACCTACGCCAACCACCCGTTCGACGTGGTCGGCTGGGACGGCTGCCTGTACCCGTGGGTGTTCAACATCGACGACTTCGAGCCGATCACCGGCCGCGTGCACCAGCCGCCGCCCGTGCACCAGACCTTCGAGGGCCCGAACTTCGTGGTGTGCTCGTTCTGCCCGCGGAAGGTGGACTACCACCCGGAATCGATCCCGGTGCCGTACAACCACGCGAACGTCGACTCCGACGAGCTGATGTTCTACGTGCGCGGCAACTACGAGGCGCGCAAGGGCTCCGGCATCGGCATCGGCTCGCTCTCGCTGCACCCGTCGGGGTTCACGCACGGACCGCAGCCGGGCGCGGCGGAGGCGTCGATCGGCGCGGACTTCTTCGACGAGACCGCGGTCATGGTGGACACCTTCGCGCCGCTGGACCTCGGCGAGGCGGCCGGCGCGTCGGAGGACCCGGGATACGCCTGGACCTGGTCGGGACGGGGTCCGAACCGCTGA
- a CDS encoding DUF2470 domain-containing protein has translation MTEPTTATRRPPAPNPAERAKTIATRDCPATLVPSVDRGEHDGSRVVPVLHHVHASGGVSLLLPDGHPLVEAAAETQRGEFGVMLELADHAPVPLREPIRGLLWITGWLRPLDPPAARARAAAIAVDRPDHRLLDVNHGLTMLRLTPASLVLADADGTHSLRPHMFSAATPDPFHDYEARWLQHLETEHADVVEQLGRHLPQELRGGLIRPLGLDRHGLRLRVESAAGDHDVRLAFSQPVDSPPQLAVEIRRLVGCPFFTEG, from the coding sequence TTGACCGAGCCCACGACCGCGACGCGCCGTCCGCCGGCGCCGAACCCCGCCGAGCGCGCGAAGACGATCGCGACGCGCGACTGCCCGGCGACGCTGGTCCCGTCGGTGGACCGCGGTGAGCACGACGGCAGCCGGGTGGTCCCGGTGCTGCACCACGTGCACGCCAGCGGCGGTGTCAGCCTGCTCCTGCCCGATGGACATCCGCTGGTGGAAGCCGCGGCGGAAACACAACGCGGCGAGTTCGGGGTGATGCTCGAACTCGCCGACCACGCCCCGGTGCCCCTGCGCGAGCCGATCCGCGGCCTGCTCTGGATCACCGGGTGGCTGCGCCCGCTGGACCCGCCGGCCGCGCGGGCGCGGGCGGCGGCGATCGCCGTCGACCGGCCGGACCACCGGCTGCTCGACGTCAACCACGGGCTCACCATGCTGCGCCTCACCCCGGCGTCGCTGGTGCTCGCGGACGCCGACGGCACGCATTCGCTGCGGCCGCACATGTTCAGCGCGGCCACGCCCGACCCGTTCCACGACTACGAGGCGCGCTGGCTCCAGCACCTGGAGACCGAGCACGCCGACGTGGTCGAGCAACTGGGCAGGCACCTGCCGCAGGAACTGCGTGGCGGGCTGATCCGCCCGCTCGGACTCGACCGGCACGGCCTGCGCCTGCGGGTCGAGTCCGCAGCGGGCGACCACGACGTGCGGCTGGCCTTCTCGCAACCGGTGGACAGCCCGCCGCAGCTCGCGGTCGAGATCCGGCGGCTGGTCGGCTGCCCGTTCTTCACCGAGGGCTAG
- a CDS encoding IclR family transcriptional regulator, whose protein sequence is MSREGSLTLERGLALLQAVADAGSEAATISELAVAIGASRPAVYRLLVPLAERGLVWRDGSKVRLGVGLLRLSGQVLPQLRQAAQPVLRDLAEAVGATAHLSVAEGEQVQAIAVVEPSWTNFHVAYRVGSRHPITAGAAGKAITLRGEPGWVATTGELQPGASGVAAPVRGLPGLRASIGVISLDPLDASAVGPKVVEAAAQLTGVLS, encoded by the coding sequence ATGAGTCGCGAGGGCTCGCTGACCCTGGAGCGGGGCCTGGCGCTGCTCCAGGCCGTGGCGGACGCGGGCAGCGAGGCCGCGACCATCTCCGAGCTGGCGGTCGCCATCGGGGCCAGCAGGCCCGCGGTGTACCGGCTGCTGGTGCCGCTCGCCGAACGCGGGCTGGTCTGGCGGGACGGGTCGAAGGTGCGGCTGGGGGTCGGGCTGCTGCGGTTGTCCGGCCAGGTGCTGCCGCAGCTGCGCCAGGCCGCCCAGCCGGTGCTGCGCGACCTCGCCGAGGCGGTCGGCGCCACCGCGCACCTCTCGGTCGCCGAGGGGGAGCAGGTGCAGGCGATCGCCGTGGTCGAGCCGTCCTGGACGAACTTCCACGTGGCCTACCGCGTCGGCAGCCGCCACCCGATCACGGCAGGCGCCGCGGGCAAGGCGATCACGCTGCGCGGTGAGCCCGGCTGGGTGGCCACCACCGGCGAGTTGCAGCCCGGCGCGTCCGGGGTGGCGGCGCCGGTGCGCGGACTGCCGGGGCTGCGCGCCAGCATCGGCGTGATCTCACTGGACCCGCTCGACGCGAGCGCAGTCGGGCCGAAGGTGGTCGAGGCGGCCGCTCAGCTCACCGGCGTGCTGAGCTGA
- a CDS encoding MerR family transcriptional regulator — MTDPELVPIGAFAKLAGLTASALRFYDDAGLLHPEQVDPATGYRLYGESQLARAVRLRRLREIGMPLPVVGEFFAADTEDAARLIDEQVARVTEEAAGIRQAAARLKADLGQEPGLPICALPGPVFAAAVDQVLATTSHDPGIPVLGGVRLEADADSVSLIATDRYRLALRTLVPTRSFASWAGTLAGDDLRTLSSQLRRSPAVTIEAGERTVGSRMADGIVLHCRLLSEDFPDHRLLLDALPPVTHRVTVGKRQVVRALERRAPETAGVRVSGGRPSLLLEEDEVPLDGSATGAELTVWFELTTLYPALSQAIGDDLMLDLRGPDQPATVRSADDGDLTTLVMPCRKDESHP, encoded by the coding sequence GTGACTGACCCGGAGCTGGTGCCGATCGGCGCGTTCGCGAAGCTCGCCGGACTGACGGCGAGCGCGTTGCGGTTCTACGACGACGCCGGTCTGCTCCACCCTGAGCAGGTCGATCCGGCCACGGGATACCGGCTGTACGGCGAATCGCAGTTGGCGCGAGCCGTGCGGCTGCGCCGGTTGCGCGAGATCGGGATGCCGCTGCCCGTTGTCGGCGAGTTCTTCGCCGCCGACACGGAGGACGCGGCGCGGCTGATCGACGAACAGGTCGCCAGGGTGACCGAGGAAGCCGCCGGGATCCGGCAGGCCGCGGCGAGGCTCAAGGCCGATCTCGGCCAGGAGCCGGGCCTGCCGATCTGCGCGCTGCCGGGCCCGGTTTTCGCGGCGGCGGTCGACCAGGTCCTGGCCACCACCAGCCACGACCCCGGCATCCCGGTCCTGGGCGGTGTGCGCCTGGAAGCCGATGCCGATTCCGTGTCGCTGATCGCGACCGACCGGTACCGGCTCGCCCTGCGCACGCTGGTGCCCACCCGATCGTTCGCTTCCTGGGCGGGCACGCTCGCCGGTGACGATCTGCGGACGCTGAGTTCCCAGCTCCGGCGCAGTCCGGCGGTGACGATCGAAGCGGGCGAACGAACGGTCGGCAGCCGAATGGCCGACGGGATCGTGCTCCACTGCCGTCTGCTGTCCGAGGACTTCCCGGACCACCGGCTCCTGCTCGACGCGCTTCCGCCGGTGACCCATCGCGTCACGGTCGGGAAGCGGCAAGTCGTCAGAGCGCTGGAGCGGCGGGCGCCGGAAACCGCCGGTGTGCGGGTGTCCGGTGGCAGGCCGAGCCTGCTGCTCGAAGAGGACGAAGTGCCGCTCGACGGCTCCGCGACGGGTGCCGAGCTGACGGTCTGGTTCGAGCTGACCACGTTGTACCCGGCGCTGAGCCAGGCGATCGGCGACGACCTGATGCTCGACCTGCGCGGCCCCGACCAGCCCGCCACGGTCAGATCGGCCGACGACGGCGACCTCACCACGCTTGTCATGCCCTGTCGAAAGGACGAATCTCACCCATGA
- a CDS encoding cytochrome ubiquinol oxidase subunit I encodes MEVLELARWQFGITTVYHFLMVPLTIGLSLLVAGMQTAWVRTGNVRYLKMTKFWGKLLLVNFAMGVVTGIVQEFQFGMNWSEYSRFVGDVFGAPLAMEGLVAFFVESTFLGLWIFGWDRLPKKVHLACVWAFSLATVASAYFILAANSWMQHPVGVEFVDGRPTMNSIWAVLTNNTALAAIPHTVAGTFSVAAAFVVGVAAWHLWRKRSADDEHRAVWRSSIRLGGWVGVVAFAALAITGDLQGKLMFEQQPMKMASAEALCHTEAPASFSILAIGDVADAQCEDVKTFTVPALLSFLAHNDFSTEVKGVEDLVTEYQARYGTNYPDDPRLGELAGQPIDYVPSLPVTYWGFRAMIGFGAISAGLGVLALWLTRRGRIPSSPWFPRLMLLGIVTPFVANSAGWIFTEMGRQPFVVVPNPTGVDGVWMFTATAVSNLSAGEVWVSLIGLTTVYAVLGAVEVFLLRKYIRGGVEGVMPPPPATSPDDTDDSDDDKALSFAY; translated from the coding sequence GTGGAGGTCTTGGAGCTCGCGCGGTGGCAGTTCGGCATCACCACCGTCTACCACTTCCTGATGGTCCCGCTGACCATCGGGCTTTCGCTGCTGGTCGCCGGGATGCAGACGGCCTGGGTGCGCACCGGGAACGTGCGCTACCTCAAGATGACGAAGTTCTGGGGCAAGCTGCTGCTGGTCAACTTCGCCATGGGCGTGGTGACCGGGATCGTGCAGGAGTTCCAGTTCGGGATGAACTGGAGCGAGTACTCCCGGTTCGTCGGGGACGTCTTCGGCGCGCCGCTGGCGATGGAGGGCCTGGTCGCCTTCTTCGTCGAGTCGACCTTCCTCGGCCTGTGGATCTTCGGCTGGGACCGCCTGCCGAAGAAGGTGCACCTGGCCTGCGTCTGGGCCTTCTCGCTGGCCACGGTCGCGTCGGCGTACTTCATCCTGGCGGCGAACTCGTGGATGCAGCACCCGGTCGGGGTCGAGTTCGTCGACGGCAGGCCGACGATGAACTCGATCTGGGCGGTGCTGACCAACAACACCGCGCTGGCCGCCATTCCGCACACCGTGGCGGGCACCTTCTCGGTGGCCGCGGCCTTCGTGGTCGGTGTCGCGGCCTGGCACCTGTGGCGCAAGCGGTCGGCCGACGACGAGCACCGCGCGGTGTGGCGCTCGTCGATCCGCCTCGGCGGCTGGGTCGGTGTGGTCGCGTTCGCCGCCCTGGCGATCACCGGTGACCTGCAGGGCAAGCTGATGTTCGAGCAGCAGCCGATGAAGATGGCCTCGGCGGAGGCGTTGTGCCACACCGAGGCACCGGCCAGCTTCTCCATCCTGGCGATCGGGGACGTGGCGGACGCGCAGTGCGAGGACGTCAAGACGTTCACCGTGCCCGCACTGCTGTCCTTCTTGGCGCACAACGACTTCAGCACCGAGGTGAAGGGCGTGGAGGACCTGGTCACCGAGTATCAGGCGCGTTATGGCACGAACTACCCCGACGACCCGCGGCTCGGTGAGCTGGCCGGGCAGCCGATCGACTACGTGCCCAGCCTGCCGGTGACCTACTGGGGTTTCCGCGCGATGATCGGCTTCGGCGCGATCTCGGCGGGGCTCGGTGTGCTGGCGCTGTGGCTGACCCGTCGCGGGCGGATCCCGTCGAGCCCGTGGTTCCCGCGGTTGATGCTGCTGGGCATCGTCACCCCGTTCGTGGCGAACAGCGCGGGCTGGATCTTCACCGAGATGGGTCGGCAGCCGTTCGTGGTGGTGCCGAACCCGACCGGCGTGGACGGCGTGTGGATGTTCACCGCTACGGCTGTGTCCAATTTGAGCGCGGGTGAGGTGTGGGTCTCGCTGATCGGCCTGACCACGGTGTACGCGGTGCTCGGTGCGGTCGAGGTCTTCCTACTACGGAAATACATCCGCGGTGGCGTGGAAGGCGTGATGCCGCCGCCCCCCGCCACTTCCCCAGACGACACCGACGATTCCGACGACGACAAAGCCCTGTCGTTCGCGTACTGA
- a CDS encoding CPBP family intramembrane glutamic endopeptidase, with the protein MRSWLISDRPVYPEVVTDPAERRVLKFELLIVFGITLGLSGLRSLLSLLDSLLRPEPLNEQQVALNVPQAAAGLIDLLKQLLSALQLVGWGALGVYLLYRGGMKLAAVGFDRTRPRRDLTWGVGLTALIGIPGLALYFVGWQLGFNLAVQPSTLTETWWRPITLTLSAFGNAFAEEVLVVGYLLTRLRQLGWRENSSLFAAAVLRGSYHLYQGLGGFVGNLVMGLVFGRLWQKTNRLWPLVVAHTLLDVFAFVGYALLRGKVSFLP; encoded by the coding sequence ATGCGCTCCTGGTTGATCAGCGACCGCCCGGTGTATCCCGAGGTGGTCACCGACCCGGCTGAACGCCGCGTGCTGAAGTTCGAGCTGCTGATCGTCTTCGGCATCACGCTCGGGCTCTCCGGCCTGCGCAGCCTGCTGTCGCTGCTGGACTCGCTGCTGCGGCCGGAACCGCTCAACGAGCAGCAGGTGGCGCTCAACGTGCCGCAGGCCGCGGCCGGGCTGATCGACCTGCTCAAGCAGTTGCTGAGCGCGCTGCAGCTGGTCGGCTGGGGCGCGCTCGGCGTGTACCTGCTCTACCGCGGCGGGATGAAGCTCGCCGCGGTCGGATTCGACCGGACCCGGCCGCGACGCGACCTGACCTGGGGTGTCGGGCTGACCGCGTTGATCGGCATTCCCGGGCTGGCGCTGTACTTCGTCGGCTGGCAGCTCGGGTTCAACCTGGCCGTGCAGCCGTCCACGCTGACCGAGACGTGGTGGCGCCCGATCACGCTGACGCTTTCGGCGTTCGGCAACGCCTTCGCCGAAGAGGTGCTGGTGGTCGGCTACCTGCTGACGCGGCTGCGGCAGCTGGGGTGGCGGGAGAACTCGAGCCTGTTCGCCGCCGCCGTGCTGCGTGGTTCGTACCACCTGTACCAGGGCCTCGGCGGGTTCGTCGGCAACCTGGTGATGGGGCTGGTGTTCGGCAGGTTGTGGCAGAAGACGAACCGGCTCTGGCCGCTGGTGGTGGCGCACACGCTGCTCGACGTCTTCGCGTTCGTCGGTTACGCGCTGCTGCGGGGCAAGGTGTCCTTCCTGCCCTAG
- a CDS encoding PPOX class F420-dependent oxidoreductase, with amino-acid sequence MPRTIATNTPVERAELLEFLRPRHQGILTTRRADGSPQLSPVTCGVDDEGRIVIATYPQRAKVRNLRRDRRASMCVLSDEWNGAWVQVDGTAEVIDLPEAVEPLVDYFRAISGEHPDWDEYREAMRQQGKSLIRLTLERWGPIATGGFPPELADD; translated from the coding sequence ATGCCTCGCACCATCGCCACCAACACCCCGGTCGAGCGCGCCGAGCTGCTCGAGTTCCTGCGCCCGCGCCACCAGGGCATCCTGACCACCCGCCGCGCCGACGGCAGTCCGCAGTTGTCGCCGGTGACCTGCGGGGTGGACGACGAAGGCCGGATCGTGATCGCCACGTACCCGCAGCGCGCGAAGGTGCGCAATCTCCGGCGCGACCGCCGGGCGTCGATGTGCGTGCTCTCGGACGAGTGGAACGGCGCCTGGGTGCAGGTCGACGGCACGGCCGAGGTGATCGACCTGCCCGAGGCGGTGGAGCCGCTGGTCGACTACTTCCGCGCGATCTCCGGTGAGCACCCCGACTGGGACGAGTACCGCGAAGCCATGCGGCAGCAGGGCAAGTCGCTGATCCGGCTGACGCTGGAGCGCTGGGGTCCGATCGCCACCGGCGGCTTCCCACCCGAACTCGCCGACGACTGA